In a single window of the Vicingaceae bacterium genome:
- the rplQ gene encoding 50S ribosomal protein L17 — translation MRHAKKINLLGRTASHRKAMLSNMASSLIRHKRIFTTVAKAKALRRFVEPLLTKAKNDTTHNRRVVFSYLQDKVAVSELFRVVSPKIAERPGGYTRIIKTGFRKGDNAEMCMIELVDFNELYTAGKPEKKTRRSRRGGKSKKTKESVDAVKTQELENSAKQQEDNTENNEEKPEENNKENEQ, via the coding sequence ATGAGACACGCAAAAAAAATTAATCTTTTGGGAAGAACAGCCAGCCACCGGAAAGCAATGCTTTCAAACATGGCTTCTTCATTAATCCGCCATAAAAGAATTTTTACAACTGTTGCAAAAGCAAAAGCATTGCGCAGGTTTGTAGAACCTTTACTGACAAAGGCCAAAAATGATACTACTCACAATAGGCGTGTAGTATTCAGTTACTTGCAAGACAAAGTTGCTGTTAGCGAATTGTTTAGGGTTGTGTCACCCAAAATTGCCGAAAGACCCGGTGGTTATACCAGAATCATTAAAACCGGTTTTAGAAAAGGGGATAATGCCGAAATGTGTATGATCGAATTGGTCGATTTCAATGAATTGTACACTGCCGGCAAACCCGAGAAAAAAACAAGAAGATCCCGCAGAGGGGGGAAATCCAAAAAAACGAAAGAAAGCGTTGATGCAGTCAAAACTCAAGAATTAGAAAATTCCGCCAAACAACAGGAAGATAATACTGAAAATAACGAAGAAAAACCGGAAGAAAACAACAAAGAAAACGAACAATAA